TACTTACGTCCACGCATCACCTGCTCTCCCTTGTGCCGCCGCTGATGCTCAAAGAACAGTGCAAGCCCCGTCTCGGGCAACACCTCGAAGCCCTCGAACAAGGTCTCGCCGCCGCCGAACCCACTGTTGAGGTACACCATGAACGTCCACATGCTGGCCTCGGTGGCTGAGCGTTCGAAGGAACCATCGTAGTGCCAGTCAAAGTACTCGCCCGACTCGTAGCGGTAGAACCGAAGGCGTTCGTTGAGTCCAGCGGGTCGCCAGCGTCCCGGCCCGGGAGGCACATGCGCTTTGGAGAGGCACCACAGCTGCTCCGCGTGGTCGGCGCTGTCCAAGTTCGCTCGGGTGTTGTTGCGGATATCCGGCCGGAACAGGGCTCCCCCGGGGAGGGACAACGACGCTTCCTCGAAACCGATCTGCTCAGCGAGCTCGATGTACTCCCGGCACGTCTGCGGGCGTAGCAGATTCCTGACGATGAACACCCCCTCGGCGAGTTCAATCCGCTGCCCCACTAGCTCGGCTCCCAGGGTGACCACCCTACGCCGGACGCGCACCCGCCTAGCATCGTTATCAGCATGTCGACCACAACTACTGACCGCCTGCCCAGCACACATACCGCCGGCTGGTTTGGGCCGCGGACACGACGGCGAGAGCACCCGACACGAAGTCTCGCACCACGTCCCTCGTCGCTGCCAGCCATACTTCGGGGCCCATACTGCCATCGGCCTCGACCTGGTAGCCGGAGAACTCCCGCCAAGACGTCGCCTGGCTCGCCACGCGCACCAACAGCCGCCCTAGCGCCAGCTCCATCGCCTCGAGCTCATCTGGGCCGTACCACTCATCGTCTGATGTGGTCACCCCCTTGTCGCTCTGCGGCAGCAACACATCCAACATCCGGACGACGTACAGCGCGTCTCCGCGGGATCTCAGGTACACCACCTCACCGATGGCCTGATGATCCGGCTCGCCGTTACGAGTTTGGAACACGGCGAGCATGAACCCCGTCAACGTGTTGCAGCCCACTGGTCGCTCCTCCTACGTTCGCCCCTCTCGCCGAGATCTGTAAGGCGATGACACCATGGTAGCGCCCCTGACATCGCTGCACTCAATCGGTGTCAGCGCGGTCCATCGGATCGCCTGATCCAGACCCGGGTGTGGTCGAATAGCTCACCGCAATACCCGCGTAGGAGCTCAGGGCCTTCGACCGACGCCCAGCGGCCCCGGACACATGCAACGACGCGTCCCGTCTTCTTGGATTCGCAGTAGTGCTGGTGTCATCAGGTAAGGTCGGTCGGTGGCCCGTCAGGGTGCTTCCACCACTCCGTCGTGCCGGCCGTATCTTCTCGGAGGCGACTCACAAAGTCCCGAACGCTCGCAGCCACCGTTTCACAAGTATTCTGTTGATGATGCCGGTATAGCACCTGCCCGCCGCAGTAGCGAAGGAAGAAGTTGCCGTCCACATCAGCACCGATCAGGCTCGCTCCCTTGCCGCGCCACCAAGGAGCCACGAGTGGCGGACTCCAGGGCATCAGGCAAACGACATGAATCTCGCGGCCCTCGTGATCGAAGATAGGCCTGAATGCCAGTGTCTTGAGCGCTCGCTCTATGTGCGGGTTGGCGTAGTCCATCGCGACAGTGTTGCAGGCACGGTGCACCTGCTCAACTAGTCGTTCGAAACGTGGGCCCTGGGGGTGGGGCTACCTGGAACAGTTCGCGGGTGCCGTGACGATCTCTCGGCAAACCCCTCGGATACCACTAACGGCTCCTATCGGCCTGCCCAGAGCACCTCGAACTCTTCAGGCTGCATCTCGCGTGCGCCTGTGAAATCCTCCAGCATCATCCCGCTATCGAGCCAGAACCCATAGTCGTCCTCACTTGGACCGCGAACGACCGGTGAACCCCGTGCATCTAGTCCGATTTCGCGTTCGGGCCTGCCCTCTTGGAATTCGATTGCCCAAGCGGCGACGAGGTGCAACTTAGTGTCGTAACCGGGGTTCGCTCTGGGCACGAGTCTGCTCATGAGGCGTTCAAGGAAACCGGGTCTCCACTCAGCGAACCCAGCTCCTTCAGTCACCAGCAGGTATCGCCACGCCACTCCGTGACCCCTCGCGGAATGAGGAACCCACTCCTAGCGAGCACAGTCGCGTCCTGAGCTCGTCTCGCGTGTTCGGTTGGGCAACATCGCCTCAATGCCAGCTAATCGTGAAACGATATCGCGGACTCGACGCCGGGAGTCCTTCCGGACCGCTGTGAGTAACGTCGCCATTGCTAGCCACGACACACTGAATTGAATCTCGAAACAGAACCGTCCGTGGCGGCCCACCGGGCCACGTCATGGCCTCGTAGGCCAGGAGCCGTTGGTACTCCGCGTCCGTATACGGCCGTTCGGGTGACCCAACGTCCTCCGGCAGGCCGAGAGCCGTTTGCGCAGCTCGTAGTGCACGCGGCTCCATCGTCACTACATAGCGCGCTTGTACCCAGGCCAGAAATGCTGTCGTGATCCGCTCTTCGCTTTCCTGCGGATTTACCATCTCGAGGATTCTATGCTCGAGTTCGCACCGCTGACCAAGCCAGTACTCCACCACGGCATGCCCAATCACACGCTGCTCGTCTCGCCCCTCGGCATCGCCCGCAACTGCCACGGCAACCGCCATCAGTGCCATCGTTGCACTCACGCAAGCACTCTGGGGAAGATTACCAGCGTCAGGGTGATCACAAAAAGCACCTGCGCCAGCACCATCCAGACAAACGCCAATCGCCCTACCCGGCTACCCTCCCGACCCACTCCGATCACGCGAGCAATCCCCAGAACCGGGGTCGAAAAGAGTACCCATGCAAGTGCCACAGCACCTACTGCAGCCCACTCAGCCAGCCAAGCACTCTGTCGCTCACGCTTACGAGCTTCATCGTCGAACATCCAGTTCCCAAGATCCTCTGCGGCCCCGCTCCCGCCCGCTGCTCCATCTTCGCCGAAAGACCAGAGATCGAACGCACCGTGTTCTCCGGGGGACGCGTACTGATAGGGGTGCCCCCATGGTTCTATCGGGTTCCGGTGCAGCAATAGAAACGGGGGCGACGGAGGCCCCAAATCCATGCGTGGGGCAACAAGCAGTGCATCCAAGCCCTCTTCCGAAGTCGGGTACCGTCGATGGTGGAGTCGATAGAGCTCAAGCGCTGTGGTCAGCGCAATCATATCTGACCTGACCTTGAGCTCACTCCCACTTGCCGCAGCCAACGAGGCCGTCGCAGCCAAGAGAATCACAGAAGCCACCCAGATGCGTATCACGAGGCGTCCCCAACATCCCTGAGCACTCTGCGAATGAACGGCTCCTTACCCGCGAGGTACTCAGCGATGCCATGGGAATTCGTCGCTTCCAGGGCGTACTTGAGCTGCTGATACTCCAAACGCACTTCGGGATCCTTGATCAGAATCTCGAGGAACTGCTTCATCTCCTCCGCAGTCGCATGCCCCGTCAAACAGACGTGCACCTTATGCGTCCTGACCCCACCTACATCCTTCTTGTAGAACTGATGCCCCGGCGACAGGTCCTTGCCGCGCCGATAACCCAGTTCGCCCAAGCCCCTCGCGTAGTCCCGCTCCTCCTTGACCTCGACGAGCACGTCAATTTCAGGTTTCGCGGCAAGCCCCAACACAACGGTACTGCCTACATGCTGGAGCAATACGAGATTGCTACCGAACAGCGGGCCAATGCGGCTGGCTTCCGCCTCGTACCACGATCGCCACCTCGAGTCGTGTTCCGTGATCTTGCTCGTGAGCACTGCGTATCCGCGTGCGGACGCTATTCCCCGCCTTTGATGTGGGCGATGACCTCGATCTCACCAACGATATGGTCGTTGAGGTCCTCGAGATCCTCAGCGGGAATCCACCATTCCGTGTGAATCTCGCCACCTACCTGCTGGATCTCGTAGCGGCTCATGAACTGCGCGTCCACTTCGAACTTGGTGACGAACCCCTCTCCGCTGTCCTTGAGGTTCCAGCGCTCGCTGATCTGCCGGGCGTACTCCTCGTTGGTAACCGGGTAGAAGATCGGTTGCTCAGGAAGCCTGGGCGGCCAGCGTTTGAAACCGGACTCGCGAACCAGCTTCAGCTCGTTGGGTCCGGTCGGGCGATACAGCGTAATCGTCTTCATCAGGGTCGCTCGTTCGTGGGGTCACACCCTCACCAAGTGTGGGTAGAGTGCAGTAGAGCGAACACGATCCGGAAATTCAACCGCATACCCTGGCGGCGCCACGAGCCGAACGCATGCGCCAAGCGGCAACCGCCGCCATTGGCAGGCCGACCAGCCAGATCACCGCTAACCATCGCCATAGGGC
This genomic stretch from Pseudomonadota bacterium harbors:
- a CDS encoding 2OG-Fe(II) oxygenase, whose translation is MGQRIELAEGVFIVRNLLRPQTCREYIELAEQIGFEEASLSLPGGALFRPDIRNNTRANLDSADHAEQLWCLSKAHVPPGPGRWRPAGLNERLRFYRYESGEYFDWHYDGSFERSATEASMWTFMVYLNSGFGGGETLFEGFEVLPETGLALFFEHQRRHKGEQVMRGRKYVLRSDVMCRLAPDHRP
- a CDS encoding GrpB family protein, giving the protein MLTSKITEHDSRWRSWYEAEASRIGPLFGSNLVLLQHVGSTVVLGLAAKPEIDVLVEVKEERDYARGLGELGYRRGKDLSPGHQFYKKDVGGVRTHKVHVCLTGHATAEEMKQFLEILIKDPEVRLEYQQLKYALEATNSHGIAEYLAGKEPFIRRVLRDVGDAS